The Caldivirga sp. genome contains a region encoding:
- a CDS encoding DsrE/DsrF/DrsH-like family protein codes for MGEKRKKMAVAVFSGSIDRLTGLAILVSGAVAMGMEVELFLQLWGAYSFRKDVIQKNMNFSEFQNLSSEVAKRLQELKLPSWFDLLREAKRMGNLKIYVCSTAAAIWKAKKEDFVDLVDDIIGVGEWVDKMSEADITLFV; via the coding sequence ATGGGCGAGAAAAGGAAGAAAATGGCTGTAGCCGTATTCTCAGGCAGTATAGATAGGTTAACTGGGTTGGCTATCCTTGTTTCTGGTGCAGTGGCCATGGGTATGGAGGTTGAATTATTCCTTCAATTATGGGGTGCATATTCCTTTAGGAAGGATGTTATACAGAAGAACATGAACTTTAGCGAATTTCAAAACCTGAGTTCTGAGGTTGCTAAGAGGTTGCAGGAATTGAAATTACCATCATGGTTTGATTTATTAAGGGAGGCTAAGAGGATGGGCAACTTAAAAATTTATGTGTGCTCCACGGCGGCTGCAATATGGAAGGCTAAGAAAGAGGACTTCGTTGATCTAGTTGATGACATAATAGGTGTGGGTGAATGGGTGGATAAAATGTCAGAAGCCGACATAACGCTATTCGTGTAG
- a CDS encoding sulfurtransferase TusA family protein, translating into MNEIKGELSPEELRKLKPNKTVDARGMSCPGPLLAAKQAITEVPVGGILETLSSDPGTKRDLPLWAKKMGHVYLGTIEEPGYWRIFVRRMK; encoded by the coding sequence ATGAATGAGATAAAGGGTGAATTAAGTCCCGAGGAGCTTAGGAAACTTAAACCAAACAAGACAGTAGACGCTAGGGGCATGTCTTGCCCAGGTCCTCTCCTGGCGGCTAAGCAGGCTATAACTGAAGTACCAGTTGGGGGAATACTGGAAACTCTCTCATCAGATCCTGGTACAAAAAGGGACTTACCCCTTTGGGCTAAGAAGATGGGGCATGTATACCTAGGCACAATAGAGGAGCCTGGGTACTGGAGAATATTCGTGAGGAGAATGAAGTGA
- a CDS encoding hydrogenase iron-sulfur subunit has protein sequence MTSKESKPQVLIFATNIISDPGICSAGLMHLSYPAQTTIIKVPCSSMIRPEWILIAIESGFDGVFIAADGTDCPYLSDCTDRTAKHVREAQELLSNRGIEPDRVRMAAICSVCGEAFSRLMNDFYSRLMKLGPIKVSYRGE, from the coding sequence TTGACTAGTAAAGAATCAAAACCGCAGGTTCTTATTTTCGCTACAAACATTATTTCAGACCCTGGAATATGCTCAGCCGGCTTAATGCACTTGAGTTACCCAGCTCAAACAACCATTATCAAAGTTCCATGTTCCTCCATGATAAGGCCAGAGTGGATACTAATAGCGATTGAAAGCGGCTTCGATGGCGTATTCATTGCTGCCGATGGTACTGATTGCCCATACTTAAGTGATTGCACAGACAGGACTGCGAAGCATGTTAGGGAGGCTCAAGAATTATTAAGCAATAGGGGTATTGAACCCGATAGAGTTAGAATGGCCGCCATTTGCTCAGTATGTGGGGAAGCCTTCTCTAGATTAATGAACGACTTTTACTCTAGGTTAATGAAACTAGGCCCCATTAAGGTGAGCTACCGTGGGGAATGA
- a CDS encoding ATP-dependent DNA helicase: MINTKVSRYLPYVGWRPLQAKIADFIYSNLGEGRGVVIEAPTGVGKTAAALAAALAYSEGEPIKVIYMIRTNNQAIAPMRELSKLLKVKGLFIPYVLVRNRARMCCISSTSKLPYRDFLMECNYLKRTGECRYYIKLRESGIDHSLFMDTVAGLESPGEYVKSICKLGVCPYDASRMLISDAKLIILSYYYLFSLNAPEVVDLDLKSSILIIDEAHNLPYAVLDLNTQYLTEAMVKAAVVDVRRFVSDINVKAGALRALASIRALFRDLFIGVTEQGERRVDSTKVLEYFNDVDYLSEASGEVLASKRSRGILLAGTPLSDIIDFYKSVVKMPKDKALFLSIGNDGRAIVSRLMDPSVAASGVLNNAHSFIVMSGTMPPTRLFTSLLGVKVKVSELRIGLTEYVKSSNVKAVVYGEVTTKYTERSEEQYSRIAQALISVYDAVNHSVLAVFPSYDTLKATRKYIKHGVDLVVEIGTTTIEDVLGSIKVNPHKLILAVAGGKLVEGIEFRFNDINYIDAVAIIGVPYPEPNDFMNGLVDVVKSRANYDDAWHAVYTWQALVKVKQAIGRGLRSDKDRVFIILMDYRFKDNPIIWREMTNYLPNIEVTSSEEELVRMLKEFTSNNLSK; encoded by the coding sequence ATGATTAATACTAAGGTGAGTAGGTACTTACCGTACGTGGGTTGGAGGCCTCTTCAAGCTAAGATTGCCGACTTCATATACAGTAATTTAGGGGAGGGTAGGGGTGTTGTGATTGAGGCACCCACTGGTGTGGGTAAGACTGCAGCTGCCTTGGCCGCGGCCTTAGCCTATAGTGAGGGTGAGCCTATTAAGGTTATTTACATGATTAGGACTAATAACCAGGCAATAGCCCCAATGAGGGAGTTGAGTAAGTTACTTAAGGTTAAGGGGCTCTTCATACCCTACGTCCTAGTTAGGAATAGGGCGAGGATGTGTTGCATATCATCAACGTCCAAGTTACCCTATAGGGACTTCCTAATGGAGTGTAATTACCTTAAGAGGACTGGGGAATGTAGGTATTATATTAAGTTGAGGGAGAGTGGAATTGACCATAGCCTATTCATGGATACTGTGGCTGGGTTGGAATCACCAGGTGAGTACGTTAAGTCAATATGTAAGCTTGGCGTATGCCCATATGATGCCTCAAGGATGCTCATCAGCGATGCAAAGTTAATAATCCTATCCTACTACTACTTATTCTCCCTAAACGCCCCTGAGGTTGTTGACCTAGACCTTAAGTCATCGATACTAATCATTGATGAGGCGCACAACCTCCCCTACGCAGTACTGGATCTAAACACCCAATACCTCACCGAGGCCATGGTTAAGGCCGCGGTAGTTGATGTTAGGAGGTTCGTAAGCGACATTAACGTTAAAGCGGGGGCATTAAGGGCATTAGCATCAATAAGGGCCCTCTTCAGGGACCTCTTCATAGGCGTTACCGAGCAGGGTGAGCGTAGGGTTGACTCAACCAAGGTCTTGGAGTACTTCAATGACGTTGATTACTTAAGTGAAGCCTCTGGTGAGGTTTTAGCCAGTAAAAGGAGTAGGGGTATTCTTCTGGCTGGTACACCCTTAAGTGACATAATTGATTTCTACAAGTCAGTGGTTAAGATGCCTAAGGATAAGGCCCTCTTCCTATCTATTGGTAATGATGGTAGGGCCATTGTAAGCAGGTTAATGGATCCATCGGTAGCAGCCTCTGGGGTTTTGAATAATGCCCATAGTTTCATAGTCATGAGTGGTACAATGCCCCCTACGAGGCTCTTCACAAGCCTACTGGGTGTTAAGGTTAAGGTTAGTGAGTTAAGGATTGGATTAACCGAGTACGTTAAGTCCTCTAACGTTAAGGCTGTGGTTTACGGTGAAGTAACCACAAAGTATACTGAAAGGAGTGAGGAACAGTACAGTAGGATTGCGCAGGCATTGATAAGTGTTTATGATGCCGTGAACCACAGTGTTCTAGCAGTCTTCCCATCATACGACACGCTTAAGGCCACTAGGAAGTACATTAAGCATGGGGTTGACTTAGTGGTTGAAATAGGTACAACAACCATAGAGGATGTGTTAGGGTCGATTAAAGTTAACCCACATAAGTTAATACTGGCGGTTGCCGGAGGTAAGCTTGTTGAGGGTATTGAGTTCAGGTTCAATGACATCAACTACATAGATGCAGTGGCAATAATTGGTGTACCTTACCCTGAGCCGAATGATTTCATGAATGGGTTAGTTGATGTTGTTAAGTCTAGGGCCAACTACGATGATGCGTGGCACGCAGTCTACACTTGGCAAGCCTTAGTTAAGGTTAAGCAGGCCATAGGTAGGGGGCTTAGGTCCGATAAGGATAGGGTCTTTATAATACTCATGGATTATAGGTTCAAGGATAATCCAATAATATGGAGGGAAATGACGAATTACTTACCTAACATTGAGGTTACCTCAAGTGAGGAGGAACTCGTAAGAATGCTTAAGGAGTTCACCAGTAATAACCTTAGCAAGTAG